CACGTTGATGGACCCGCTGTTTCACCTCGTGATAGCCGCCTTCATCTTGGTCCTCTGCGCCCACGCGGGGATCACCAAATTGGCGCATCCCGAACGCCTGCTGCCTGCCGCGCGTGTGCTTTCAGGTCTTCCGGAAAAGCTTTTGGTGCTGGCCCTGCCTGCCCTCGGCATTCTGGAAATCGTGATCGGCGTGTCGCTGTTTATGCCGGTCGTGTCCCCTTACGCCGCTATCGCAGCCGCACTCCTCTTCCTTGGCTACGGCCTGCTGATCGCCCGTCAACTGGCCAGGGGCAACAGGCACTTCGATTGCGGTTGCTCGCTGATTTCCTCCCCCCGCAAGACCGAAACGGCCTCCCGCCATGTCGCCCGGAATCTTGTTCTCGTGGCAGGCGCGGTCTTGCTCCTTATCCCCGTGGCAAGCCGGACCCTTGTCTGGTTCGATTTCCTGAACGGCCTGTTCGGGCTTGCCGCACTCCTCTGCCTTTACATGACCTTTGACGCCCTGGCCGCGCTGAACCCGGCCCACGGAAGGAAGCTTTCATGACCACTGCCCTTGTCGTCTCGCAAATTCTGCTCTGGGCCCTTGTGATTTCCATGTCGCTGGTCATCGTGGCACTGGCCCGACAGGTCGGGGTGTTGCACGAACGGCTGGCACCGGCCGGTGCCTTGGCCATGAACAGAAAACTCAAGGTCGGCGACAAGGCTCCGCAGGCGCCTGTGACCGATCTGAACGGCCGGTCAAGCATGCTGGAACCTGCAAGTAATGGCCGCAGCGAGCTTCTGTTCTTCCTGTCGCCGGATTGCCCAGTGTGCAAGACGCTGCTGCCCGCGCTCCATTCCTTCCGCAAAAACGAGCGCAAATGGCTTGATGTCTCGATTGCATCCGACGGTGAAGCCGCCCCCCATCAGGCCTTTGCGCAGTCGGAAAATCTCGATTTCGCGAAATATTACCTGTCGGAGGAACTCGGGAAGGCCTTCGGCGTCTCGAAGCTCCCCTATGCCGTCCTGATTGACGAAAAAGGCACGATCGCCGCAATGGGGCTCGTCAACAGCCGCGAGCATCTCGAAAGCCTCGTGAATGCCCGCACCATGGGGGTCGCCTCCATCCAGGATTATATGCGCGACCGCGCTTCTGCGTGACCGTGAGAATGGCTCGGACCTAGGGGATTGATGATGAAAAAGTTGGACCAGAAAGTTGAAAGGCTCGCCCGCGGCCTTGCGCACCGCACCTCTCGCCGCAGCCTCCTGACCCTTATTGGCAGTGCGATTGCCGGCG
The Gimibacter soli DNA segment above includes these coding regions:
- a CDS encoding redoxin domain-containing protein, with the translated sequence MTTALVVSQILLWALVISMSLVIVALARQVGVLHERLAPAGALAMNRKLKVGDKAPQAPVTDLNGRSSMLEPASNGRSELLFFLSPDCPVCKTLLPALHSFRKNERKWLDVSIASDGEAAPHQAFAQSENLDFAKYYLSEELGKAFGVSKLPYAVLIDEKGTIAAMGLVNSREHLESLVNARTMGVASIQDYMRDRASA
- a CDS encoding MauE/DoxX family redox-associated membrane protein yields the protein MDPLFHLVIAAFILVLCAHAGITKLAHPERLLPAARVLSGLPEKLLVLALPALGILEIVIGVSLFMPVVSPYAAIAAALLFLGYGLLIARQLARGNRHFDCGCSLISSPRKTETASRHVARNLVLVAGAVLLLIPVASRTLVWFDFLNGLFGLAALLCLYMTFDALAALNPAHGRKLS